The window CGCGACGAGCTCGGGAGCCGCTCCCGTCGTCGTCCTGGTCCGCACCGCGTCCACGAGGGCGGTGACCGGGTCGACGACGGAGGGGCTCACCCCCGCATCCTGGCCCGGTAGGCGGCGACGGCGGCGCGGTTGCCGCACGAGCCGTCGCAGAAGCGGCGGGAGCGGTTCTTCGACAGGTCGACGAACACGTCGGTGCAGTCCTCGCCGGCGCAGCGCTGCAGCCGGCCGAGCTCGCCGCGGCGGACCACCTCGACCATGGCCATGCCGGCCTCCACGGCCATGCGGCGGTCGAGCGGGGCGTCGTCGGGGGTGGCGTGCAGGTGCCAGTCCCAGCCGTCGTGGCGGACCAGCTGCGGCAGCGCGCGCCCCTCGGACAGCAGGGTGTTGACGAGCTCGACGAAGCCCGCCTCGTCCCCGGCGAGCGCCAGGTCCCACAGCGCGAGCAGGCGCGGGCGCAGGGAGCGGACGGACTCCAGCTCGGCGAGGTCGTGGTCGCGCCGGCCGCTCCAGCGGTGCTCCTCGCAGAAGGCGTCCAGCGCCTCCACGTCGGGCAGGCCCTCCTCGCCGGAGACGTGACCGACGGTGTTGACCATGGCGACGAGCGCACTGAGCTCGCGCTCGGTGTCATGAGCG is drawn from Quadrisphaera setariae and contains these coding sequences:
- a CDS encoding CGNR zinc finger domain-containing protein encodes the protein MLFAHDTERELSALVAMVNTVGHVSGEEGLPDVEALDAFCEEHRWSGRRDHDLAELESVRSLRPRLLALWDLALAGDEAGFVELVNTLLSEGRALPQLVRHDGWDWHLHATPDDAPLDRRMAVEAGMAMVEVVRRGELGRLQRCAGEDCTDVFVDLSKNRSRRFCDGSCGNRAAVAAYRARMRG